One Trichosurus vulpecula isolate mTriVul1 chromosome 7, mTriVul1.pri, whole genome shotgun sequence genomic region harbors:
- the LOC118857414 gene encoding keratin-associated protein 4-9-like codes for MCHTSCSTGCQPTCSVPICCKPVCVHPCCRPASCVALLCHPVFPVVTSCQAACAAGSCSTSCCGGSPSQSTCCQAGPCSPACCVSSPSQSSCCVSSPCQSSCCVPSSCQSSCCVPVSCKPIVCVPVCCKPVACGVPCCQASCCKPASYTTLVCRPTCAPSSCC; via the coding sequence ATGTGCCACACCAGCTGCTCCACTGGCTGCCAGCCGACCTGCTCTGTGCCCATCTGCTGCAAGCCCGTCTGTGTCCATCCCTGCTGCCGCCCAGCCTCCTGTGTGGCCCTGCTATGCCACCCAGTGTTCCCCGTGGTGACCAGCTGCCAAGCAGCTTGTGCAGCTGGCAGCTGCTCCACCTCATGCTGTGGAGGCAGCCCCAGTCAATCCACCTGCTGCCAGGCTGGTCCCTGCAGTCCTGCCTGCTGTGTGTCCAGCCCTAGCCAATCTTCCTGCTGCGTGTCCAGCCCCTGCCAGTCCTCCTGCTGTGTGCCCAGCTCCTGCCAGTCTTCCTGCTGTGTGCCTGTCAGCTGCAAACCCATTGTGTGTGTGCCCGTGTGCTGCAAACCTGTGGCCTGTGGGGTTCCCTGCTGCCAGGCCTCCTGCTGCAAGCCAGCTTCCTACACAACCTTGGTCTGCAGACCCACCTGTGCCCCCTCTTCCTGCTGCTGA
- the LOC118857416 gene encoding keratin-associated protein 10-3-like, whose product MADTCFSGPCVPTASAVSVCSSDVSCGSNVCLPSSDPGSSWQLDDCPETCCEPSCCAPCCCPAPCCTPASCLTLVCRPVCCVPATCQPACEPSPCQSVCTSSCSPLCFQQSCNQGPSCAAPPCAAQSCSCVTLCCKPSCYITLPMCYKPSCCVTTACCPDSSCCQPSCCQPASCVSLICRPVCSPAICCVPLSCRPSCCTTTSSSSCCCAPSCCSAPTCFRPSSSVSLICRPTCCKPTCCTTTCGQKSCS is encoded by the exons ATGGCAGACACCTGTTTTTCTGGGCCCTGTGTTCCCACAGCCTCGGCTGTCTCCGTCTGCTCCAGtgatgtgagctgtggcagcaaCGTCTGCCTGCCCAGTTCTGACCCAGGCTCCTCCTGGCAGCTGGATGACTGCCCAGAGACCTGTTGTGAGCCCAGCTGCTGTGCCCCCTGCTGCTGCCCAGCCCCGTGCTGCACACCAGCCTCCTGCCTGACCCTGGTGTGCCGCCCAGTCTGCTGTGTGCCTGCCACCTGCCAGCCAGCCTGTGAACCCAGCCCCTGCCAGTCTGTCTGCACCTCCTCCTGCTCTCCATTGTGCTTCCAGCAGTCCTGTAACCAAGGCCCTAGCTGTGCTGCCCCTCCCTGTGCAGCACAGTCCTGCTCGTGTGTCACACTCTGCTGCAAGCCCAGCTGCTACATCACCCTCCCCATGTGCTACAAGCCCAGCTGCTGTGTGACCACAGCCTGTTGTCCAGACTCCTCCTGCTGCCAGCCCAGCTGCTGCCAACCTGCCTCCTGTGTGTCCCTCATCTGCAG GCCCGTGTGCAGCCCAGCCATCTGCTGTGTGCCTCTCTCCTGCAGGCCCTCCTGCTGCACCaccacatcctcctcctcctgctgctgtgCACCCTCCTGCTGTTCAGCCCCTACCTGCTTCCGCCCTTCCTCCTCTGTGTCCCTAATCTGCCGGCCCACCTGCTGCAAACCCACCTGCTGCACTACCACCTGTGGTCAAAAATCTTGCTCTTGA
- the LOC118858079 gene encoding keratin-associated protein 10-3-like — protein MADTCFSRPCVPTSSAMSVCSSDVSCGSNICLPGSDTGSSWQLDDCPETCCEPSCCAPCCSPAPCCTPASCLTLVCHPVCCVPATCQSACEPSPCQSVCTSSCSPSCSQQSCCQGPSCAAPPCVVQSCSSVPLCCKPSCYITLPVCYKPSSCVTTACCPAPSCCQPSCCHPAPCVSLICRPMCSPATCCVPLSCRPSCCTTTSSSSCCCAPSCCPTPTCCRPSSSVSLLCPPTCCKPTYCTTTCGQKSCC, from the coding sequence ATGGCAGACACCTGTTTTTCTAGACCCTGTGTCCCCACATCCTCGGCTATGTCCGTCTGCTCCAGTGACGTGAGCTGTGGCAGCAACATCTGCCTGCCCGGTTCTGACACAGGCTCCTCCTGGCAGCTGGATGACTGCCCAGAGACCTGTTGTGAGCCCAGCTGCTGTGCCCCCTGCTGCTCCCCAGCCCCGTGCTGCACGCCAGCCTCCTGCCTGACCTTGGTGTGCCACCCAGTCTGCTGCGTGCCTGCCACCTGCCAGTCAGCCTGTGAACCCAGCCCCTGCCAGTCTGTCTGTACCTCCTCCTGCTCACCATCATGCTCCCAGCAGTCCTGCTGCCAAGGCCCTAGCTGTGCTGCCCCTCCCTGTGTGGTACAGTCCTGCTCCTCTGTCCCACTGTGCTGCAAGCCCAGCTGCTACATCACCCTGCCTGTGTGCTACAAGCCCAGCTCCTGTGTGACCACAGCCTGTTGTCCAGCCCCCTCCTGCTGCCAGCCCAGCTGCTGCCACCCTGCCCCCTGTGTGTCCCTCATCTGCAGGCCCATGTGCAGCCCAGCCACCTGTTGTGTTCCTCTCTCCTGCAGACCTTCCTGCTGCACCACcacatcctcctcctcttgctgCTGTGCACCCTCCTGCTGTCCAACCCCCACCTGCTGCCGTCCTTCCTCCTCTGTGTCCCTTCTCTGCCCGCCCACCTGCTGCAAACCCACCTACTGTACTACCACCTGTGGCCAAAAATCTTGCTGTTGA
- the LOC118856915 gene encoding keratin-associated protein 10-12-like, whose protein sequence is MADTCFSGPCVPTSSAISVCSSDVSCSSNVCLPSSDPGSSWQLDDCPETCCEPSSCGPCCTPASCVTLVCRPVCCVPATCQPACEPSTCQSVCTASCSPSCSQQSCCQGPSCAAPPCAAQSCSSVPLCCKPSCYITLPVCCKPSCCVTTACCPDSSCCQPSCCRPASYVSLICRPLCSPDTCSVPLSCRPSCCTATSSSSCCLAPTCCRPSSSVSLICRPVCSPATCCVPLSCRPSCCTTTSSSSCCCAPSCCPAPTYCRPSSSVSLLCQPTCCKPTCCTTSCGQKPCC, encoded by the coding sequence ATGGCAGACACCTGTTTTTCTGGGCCCTGTGTTCCCACATCCTCAGCCATCTCCGTCTGCTCCAGTGatgtgagctgcagcagcaaTGTCTGTCTGCCCAGTTCTGACCCAGGCTCCTCCTGGCAACTGGACGACTGCCCGGAGACCTGTTGTGAGCCCAGCAGCTGCGGCCCATGCTGCACACCAGcctcctgtgtgaccctggtgtgCCGTCCAGTCTGCTGCGTGCCTGCCACCTGCCAGCCAGCCTGTGAACCCAGCACCTGCCAGTCTGTCTGCACCGCCTCCTGCTCTCCATCATGCTCCCAGCAGTCCTGCTGCCAAGGCCCTAGCTGTGCTGCCCCTCCCTGTGCAGCGCAGTCCTGCTCCTCTGTTCCACTCTGCTGCAAGCCCAGCTGCTACATCACCCTGCCTGTATGCTGCAAGCCGAGCTGCTGTGTGACCACAGCCTGTTGTCCAGACTCCTCCTGCTGCCAACCGAGCTGCTGCCGCCCTGCCTCCTATGTGTCCCTCATCTGCAGGCCTCTGTGCAGCCCAGACACCTGCTCTGTGCCTCTCTCCTGCAGACCCTCCTGTTGCAccgccacttcctcctcctcttgctgTCTAGCCCCCACCTGCTGCCGTCCTTCCTCCTCTGTGTCCCTCATCTGCAGGCCTGTGTGCAGCCCAGCCACCTGCTGTGTGCCTCTCTCCTGTAGACCCTCCTGCTGTACCACcacatcctcctcctcttgctgCTGTGCACCCTCCTGCTGTCCAGCCCCCACCTACTGCCGCCCTTCCTCCTCTGTGTCCCTTCTCTGCCAGCCCACCTGCTGCAAACCCACCTGCTGCACTACCAGCTGTGGGCAAAAACCTTGCTGTTGA
- the LOC118857415 gene encoding keratin-associated protein 10-12-like encodes MTNTCFSGPCVPTASAISVCSSDIRCGSNICLPSSWTGSSWQLDDCPESCCEPSSCSPSCCPAPCCTPASCLTLLCRPVCCVSATCQPACELSPCQSVCTSSCSPSCSQLSCCQGPSCAAPPCVVQSCSSVPLCCKPSCHITLPVCCKPSCCVTTACCPASSCCQPSCCHPASCVSLICRPVCSPATCCVPLSCRPAYCTSSSSSSSSSSSSSSSSHCSCFAPSCCPAIFCRPASYVSLMYRPVCSPSACCAPLSCRPSCCTTTSSSSCCCAPSLCPAPTSCRPSSSVSLICRPTCCKPTCCTTTCGQKSCS; translated from the coding sequence atgacaaacacCTGTTTTTCTGGGCCCTGTGTTCCCACAGCCTCAGCCATCTCTGTCTGCTCCAGTGACATAAGATGTGGCAGCAACATCTGCCTGCCCAGTTCATGGACAGGCTCCTCCTGGCAGCTGGATGACTGCCCAGAGAGCTGTTGTGAGCCCAGCAGCTGCAGCCCCTCCTGCTGCCCAGCCCCGTGCTGCACACCAGCCTCCTGTCTGACCCTGCTGTGCCGCCCAGTCTGTTGTGTGTCGGCCACCTGCCAGCCAGCCTGTGAACTCAGCCCCTGCCAGTCTGTCTGCACCTCCTCCTGCTCGCCATCATGCTCCCAGCTGTCCTGCTGCCAAGGCCCTAGCTGTGCTGCCCCTCCCTGTGTGGTGCAGTCCTGCTCCTCTGTCCCACTCTGCTGCAAGCCCAGCTGCCACATCACCCTGCCTGTGTGCTGCAAGCCCAGCTGCTGTGTGACCACAGCCTGTTGTCCAGCCTCCTCCTGCTGCCAACCCAGCTGCTGCCACCCTGCCTCCTGTGTGTCCCTCATCTGCAGGCCTGTGTGCAGCCCAGCCACCTGCTGTGTGCCTCTCTCCTGCAGACCCGCTTATTGcacctcctcctcatcctcatcctcctcctcctcctcctcctcttcctcttctcactgCAGCTGCTTTGCACCCTCCTGCTGTCCAGCCATCTTCTGCCGCCCTGCCTCCTATGTGTCCCTCATGTATCGGCCTGTGTGTAGCCCTTCTGCCTGTTGTGCGCCTCTCTCCTGCAGACCCTCCTGCTGCACCACcacatcctcctcctcttgctgCTGTGCACCCTCCCTCTGTCCAGCCCCCACCAGCTGCCGCCCTTCCTCCTCTGTGTCCCTAATCTGCCGGCCCACCTGCTGCAAACCCACCTGCTGCACTACCACCTGTGGTCAAAAATCTTGCTCTTGA